The proteins below come from a single Mucilaginibacter mali genomic window:
- a CDS encoding ABC transporter permease, translated as MIRNYLKIAWRNFYKQRFYSAINVLGLAMGIGCAIILFIFISFHLSFDTYHNNAKRTYRIVNDLHIGDGTVFYDQGSPIILGKTLQQQNPAIVKEAVLLKKRSFTVAVKPDDQTKADLYYENENIAFTNNDLFDIFTYNWLHGNAGNALSAPGNAVITAGLAKKYFNTDDAIGRTIRLDDKTNITITGVIQDNVKNTDIRADLFISLASLKDVYPDLDKPINTDWRFISSKTNVFVLLNNAQAGAQVNNSINSIRQKFYKGDVDVYQFHLQPLSDIHFNSRYSGTIAKPLLAVLALVGLALLLIAGVNFINMATAQSLTRAKEIGTRKVLGSSPAGIFWQFMAETAYVAIAATLLALLTVMLFLPVLNNWLQLPLSISGGVFVFLPVLLLLLILVAGFYPAVILSRFKPANALKNMVGQSNGSRRFSRDGLIVLQNVIAQVLIVCALIITLQVKMLINADMGFNKDAVILVPIHNTDLNALDYLRNQLNSNPAVKNVSYCYSAPADFTNKGGSVRYNGKDWENFSVNSIIGDEQYISTFKLKLLAGHPISSINPKAQFIINQQLLAKLKIKSPQEAIGRSLTAGDFSDKQGTIVGVVKDFNSLALYQPVQPLLIAAQPDYYRYAAIKIAGGHQLDLIDAIKQTYRRVFPQYVFEYHFVDKQIADLYQKEMMINKLIKAGTMVAIFISCLGLLGLISLVTVQRIKEIGIRKVLGASVMGIVTLLTKDFIRLILVAMLISSPFAWWLMHTWLQNFAYRVEINWWVFGLSGVSAITIACITISIRSVKAALANPVNSLRDN; from the coding sequence ATGATACGCAATTACCTGAAAATAGCCTGGCGCAACTTTTATAAGCAACGTTTTTATTCCGCCATTAATGTGCTTGGCCTGGCTATGGGCATAGGCTGCGCAATCATTCTGTTTATCTTCATATCGTTCCATTTAAGTTTCGACACCTACCACAATAATGCCAAACGCACATATCGCATTGTGAACGATCTGCACATTGGCGATGGCACAGTTTTTTACGACCAGGGGTCGCCCATTATTTTAGGAAAAACGCTTCAGCAGCAAAACCCGGCTATTGTTAAAGAAGCCGTGTTGTTGAAGAAGCGAAGCTTTACGGTCGCGGTAAAACCGGACGATCAGACTAAAGCGGATCTGTATTACGAGAACGAAAACATCGCCTTTACCAATAACGACCTGTTTGATATATTCACTTATAACTGGCTGCACGGCAATGCCGGTAATGCTTTATCGGCCCCGGGCAACGCCGTGATAACAGCAGGTTTAGCTAAAAAATATTTCAATACCGACGATGCCATTGGCCGCACCATCAGGCTGGACGATAAAACCAATATTACCATTACCGGCGTGATACAGGATAACGTGAAAAATACCGATATCCGTGCCGATCTGTTCATCTCGCTGGCATCGTTAAAAGACGTTTATCCCGATCTGGACAAACCCATCAATACCGACTGGCGCTTTATTTCATCGAAAACCAACGTATTTGTTTTACTAAACAACGCGCAAGCCGGGGCGCAGGTCAACAATAGTATCAACAGCATCCGCCAAAAGTTTTATAAGGGCGATGTGGATGTTTACCAGTTTCACCTGCAGCCACTATCCGATATCCATTTTAACAGCCGCTACAGCGGCACTATCGCAAAGCCTTTACTGGCCGTTTTAGCCTTGGTTGGTTTAGCTTTATTGCTGATAGCGGGTGTAAACTTTATAAATATGGCTACGGCGCAAAGCCTTACCCGCGCTAAGGAGATCGGCACCCGCAAAGTATTGGGCAGCAGCCCGGCCGGGATTTTTTGGCAGTTTATGGCCGAAACGGCTTATGTTGCTATTGCGGCAACATTACTGGCCTTATTAACGGTAATGTTGTTTTTACCGGTGCTGAATAACTGGCTACAGTTGCCCCTATCTATCAGCGGCGGCGTATTTGTGTTCCTGCCGGTATTGCTGTTGCTGCTCATATTGGTTGCAGGCTTTTACCCGGCTGTTATTTTAAGCAGGTTTAAGCCTGCCAACGCCCTGAAAAACATGGTTGGCCAAAGTAATGGGAGCCGCAGGTTTTCGCGCGATGGACTGATCGTGCTACAGAACGTAATAGCGCAAGTGCTGATTGTTTGCGCGCTGATCATTACCCTGCAGGTTAAAATGCTTATTAACGCCGATATGGGCTTTAATAAAGACGCGGTGATACTGGTGCCCATCCACAATACCGATCTGAACGCGCTGGATTACCTGCGTAATCAACTGAACAGCAATCCGGCCGTTAAAAATGTAAGCTACTGTTATAGTGCGCCTGCTGATTTCACTAATAAAGGCGGTTCGGTACGTTACAATGGCAAGGACTGGGAAAATTTTAGTGTGAACAGTATAATTGGCGATGAGCAATACATCAGTACCTTTAAACTGAAGCTTTTGGCCGGGCATCCCATATCATCTATCAACCCTAAGGCGCAGTTTATCATCAACCAGCAATTATTGGCCAAACTGAAGATAAAAAGCCCGCAGGAAGCCATCGGCCGCAGTTTAACCGCCGGCGATTTCAGCGATAAACAAGGTACTATTGTGGGCGTTGTGAAGGATTTTAACAGCCTTGCCCTGTATCAGCCTGTGCAACCTTTACTAATTGCCGCCCAGCCCGATTATTACCGTTATGCAGCTATTAAAATTGCTGGCGGTCATCAATTAGATTTGATAGACGCTATTAAGCAAACTTACCGCCGGGTTTTCCCGCAATATGTGTTTGAATATCATTTTGTGGATAAGCAAATAGCCGACCTGTATCAAAAGGAAATGATGATCAACAAACTCATCAAAGCCGGCACAATGGTGGCCATCTTTATCAGTTGCCTGGGCCTATTGGGGCTGATATCGCTGGTAACGGTGCAGCGCATAAAAGAGATCGGCATCCGCAAAGTGTTGGGCGCATCGGTAATGGGTATTGTTACCTTACTGACGAAGGATTTCATCAGGCTGATCCTCGTCGCTATGCTGATCAGCAGCCCCTTTGCCTGGTGGCTGATGCATACCTGGCTGCAAAATTTTGCTTATCGCGTTGAAATAAACTGGTGGGTATTTGGGTT
- a CDS encoding carboxypeptidase-like regulatory domain-containing protein gives MKNLTIRLITCVAVVCSLRAAAQTTPQTPAPIKLFFEKTFIHTDRNIYNEGEDIWLRAYVVNAQDNHLIGTSKNLHIELIAPADTMVYSETLQLTNGLGKGDIPLPARLAPGTYRLRAYTNWMRNFGDNFIFEKSITITGSAAQGKGASIGSNSPKTVAAASQGAQSASGAPIIRFFPEGGSLVNDISAIVGVKAEDASGKGIAVSGPVLSATGDTIARFACDSLGMGLFAIVPVAGQKYHTSLKYKGQAVQAALPDALGSGLSLKVAKRDTLIYITISCNNAASATFAGKPLTLSVKHAGVAYASPQIQLTDNQALVKVPESILPEGITAITLYDDQHKPNCERLFYVSHPNHSAKVAVSTEKQVYRSREKVTVTVKTTGADHKPVQGNFSLAAIDAGVDHSAVDDIMAYMTLGSEVRGKIEHIERYFDTTNVNRARQLDMLLLTQGWRNLIWKRLADTAIKISYLPEQGFTVSGNVKDQNGKKVIAGANITMRNAKATGQKVFVTKTNEAGNYYFDNIPLYGQQRVTLTSRNDKGESNGILQIDSLSKNSLPINKSGLNETTDISANLTAELGKRAVANKKLDSVTNLKEVKIKASRNIVLRDQTAVSSGFPDEVLTVTAADMKFNTLHDYILYASKQAKPIPQPTDYPDQIVFFADGKNYKPRFIVDNKEAFFTDDDDEDVMAHFSNNYLSLPMTAVEKVVIRRMLAGLKPPKIASGAGTNIMGVGVVSNGRIPPPENLFVILLTLKPGAMELNGAGLTGTTLPGYYEARDFYKPLHTSTAINASKPDMRNTIHWEPIIRTDANGQATVTFYNADPKTNIRVVVQGVSGKGDPMSGVKTYSVK, from the coding sequence ATGAAAAACCTTACCATCCGGCTAATCACCTGCGTGGCTGTTGTTTGCAGTTTACGGGCCGCGGCACAAACCACGCCACAAACACCAGCCCCTATCAAACTATTTTTTGAAAAGACTTTTATCCATACCGACCGCAATATTTATAACGAGGGCGAGGATATCTGGCTGAGGGCCTATGTGGTGAATGCGCAGGATAACCACCTGATCGGCACCAGTAAAAATCTGCATATAGAGTTGATAGCACCAGCCGATACCATGGTGTACAGTGAAACCCTGCAATTAACTAATGGCCTGGGCAAGGGCGATATCCCCTTGCCCGCACGTTTGGCACCCGGTACCTACCGGCTAAGGGCCTATACCAACTGGATGCGCAATTTTGGCGATAACTTCATCTTCGAAAAAAGCATTACCATTACCGGTAGTGCCGCGCAGGGAAAAGGAGCGTCAATTGGAAGCAACTCACCCAAAACAGTTGCCGCCGCATCACAGGGCGCGCAATCCGCAAGTGGCGCGCCAATCATCCGCTTCTTCCCCGAGGGAGGCTCGCTGGTTAATGATATCAGCGCTATTGTGGGTGTAAAGGCCGAAGATGCAAGCGGTAAGGGCATCGCGGTTAGCGGTCCCGTATTATCTGCAACGGGAGATACGATAGCCCGCTTTGCCTGCGATAGTTTGGGGATGGGCCTGTTCGCGATAGTGCCGGTTGCCGGACAAAAATATCATACCAGTTTAAAATACAAAGGGCAAGCTGTACAAGCCGCCCTGCCCGACGCGCTGGGCAGCGGCCTGTCTTTAAAGGTAGCTAAACGCGATACGCTCATTTATATCACCATTAGCTGCAACAACGCGGCATCAGCAACTTTCGCCGGCAAGCCTTTAACCTTATCGGTAAAGCATGCCGGTGTAGCGTATGCAAGTCCGCAGATACAATTAACGGATAACCAGGCCCTGGTGAAGGTACCGGAAAGCATCCTGCCGGAGGGTATCACCGCCATTACGCTGTACGATGATCAGCATAAACCAAATTGCGAAAGGCTGTTCTATGTAAGTCATCCTAACCACAGCGCTAAAGTGGCGGTTAGTACCGAAAAGCAGGTTTATAGATCGCGCGAAAAAGTAACGGTTACTGTTAAAACCACCGGGGCCGACCATAAGCCGGTACAGGGCAACTTCTCGCTGGCCGCCATTGATGCCGGAGTAGATCATTCGGCCGTGGATGATATTATGGCTTATATGACCTTAGGCTCGGAAGTACGAGGTAAAATAGAACATATCGAGCGTTATTTTGATACCACCAATGTTAACCGCGCGCGCCAGTTGGATATGCTGCTGTTAACCCAGGGCTGGCGCAATTTGATATGGAAAAGACTGGCCGACACCGCTATCAAAATATCCTACCTGCCCGAACAAGGCTTTACAGTATCGGGCAATGTGAAAGACCAGAACGGAAAAAAAGTTATCGCAGGAGCCAATATTACCATGCGTAATGCCAAAGCAACCGGGCAAAAAGTGTTTGTAACAAAAACCAACGAAGCGGGCAACTATTACTTTGATAACATCCCCTTGTACGGACAGCAGCGCGTTACCCTCACCTCGCGTAACGACAAGGGCGAATCAAACGGCATTTTACAGATCGATTCGTTATCTAAAAACAGCCTGCCCATAAATAAAAGCGGCCTTAATGAAACCACAGACATTTCTGCTAACCTTACTGCCGAACTTGGCAAACGTGCAGTGGCCAATAAAAAACTGGATAGCGTAACCAACCTGAAGGAAGTTAAAATTAAAGCGAGCCGTAATATTGTATTACGCGACCAGACAGCCGTAAGCAGTGGCTTTCCCGATGAAGTGTTAACGGTTACTGCTGCCGATATGAAATTTAACACCCTGCACGATTATATTTTATACGCGTCCAAACAGGCCAAACCTATCCCGCAACCAACAGATTACCCCGACCAGATCGTATTTTTTGCCGATGGTAAAAATTACAAGCCGCGTTTCATTGTCGACAATAAAGAGGCTTTTTTTACCGATGACGATGATGAAGATGTAATGGCTCATTTCTCCAACAACTACCTTAGCTTGCCTATGACCGCAGTTGAGAAAGTGGTGATCAGGCGGATGCTGGCCGGGTTAAAACCACCTAAAATAGCTTCCGGAGCAGGTACAAACATTATGGGTGTTGGTGTGGTATCAAATGGCCGGATCCCTCCCCCCGAAAATCTTTTTGTGATATTGCTTACTTTGAAACCCGGCGCGATGGAACTTAACGGTGCCGGCCTTACCGGCACCACCTTGCCCGGTTATTACGAAGCCCGCGATTTCTACAAACCGCTGCATACCAGCACAGCCATCAACGCGTCTAAACCCGATATGCGCAACACCATCCATTGGGAGCCTATCATACGGACAGATGCCAACGGACAAGCCACAGTTACCTTTTACAACGCCGACCCTAAAACCAACATACGTGTTGTAGTACAGGGCGTTAGCGGCAAGGGCGACCCAATGAGTGGTGTAAAAACCTATAGTGTGAAATAA